The Halococcus salifodinae DSM 8989 DNA window GTCGAGCAGGGGACGACCATCGCCGAAGTTGCTGCCGACGTCGGCGTCGAGCAGTTCGTGTTCAGCTCCGTTGGCGGAGCCGAACGTGAGACGGGCGTGCCGCACTTCGAATCGAAGTGGGAGATTGAGCAGCGCATCCGCGACCTCGATCTGCCAGCAACAATTATCCGACCGGTATTCTTCATGCAGAACTTCGAGATGCAACGCGAGATGATCCACGATGGTACTGTTGCATTCCCGCTCGCGGAAGTAACTCCAGTCCAGATGCTCGATGTTGATGATATCGGTGCGTTCGCGGCCAGCGCGCTCGCAAACCCAGCCCAGCATCCGTCTTTAGCTAAGCGAAGAATCGCGTGACAGCGGCGGCTTATC harbors:
- a CDS encoding NmrA/HSCARG family protein, with translation MSSRSVFVVGATGKQGGAVADHLLSGEHGKFDVYALTRSPDGEAAQSLADRGATIISGDLQDRDSYWATVDRVDAVYCMTHFAGGYDSEVEQGTTIAEVAADVGVEQFVFSSVGGAERETGVPHFESKWEIEQRIRDLDLPATIIRPVFFMQNFEMQREMIHDGTVAFPLAEVTPVQMLDVDDIGAFAASALANPAQHPSLAKRRIA